atgcatgaaaactgtgattaaaaccagggttattccaccaaatattgatttcagaactcttaaatttttgggtttttttgttttctttgcattatttaaggtctgaaagctcggcatcttttctgttatttcagccctttcttattttctgcaaataaatgctcttaatgatatatttttatttcgaatttgggagaaatgtggtctatagaataaaacaacaatgttcattttactcaaacatatacctataaatagcaaaatcagagaaactgattcagaaactgaagtgctctcttattttttccagaactttatGTGCAAATGTCATCACAAAAATATCGTATGTGCTGCTTCTATGTATAACAAAGAAAACAGAGTACACATACCCATTATTACTATACGTGGGCGGGGCTAAACAGACATATACAGCCAATGAGATGACTTTTAAAAAGAGCGGATAACAGAACATAATGTGTATAACTAAAACATATGTATAATATGGAACACATACTACTGTATTTGGTAAGCAACAACTTTTTGATCAAATATTGTGGTAAAAAAAAGTTGTAAGATGTAAAATATGTAGCTTTAAACTGTTTTAGCTAAAACATGAAAGCTTATGAAGgtcatataaaaaataatcagttaaatttaacaaaaaaagagagaaaaaatattttcagaaaaaTATTTCGGAGATTTCTTTTTAATGTGGCCAACTGAACTCCCTACTACCAGTGTCTTACTAATACCAGTGTAGCACACTATACTAGTATACTTactatacactacatacactactCTACTCACACTGTGGGACACGGTGTTGCAGTGAATATCCTAATAGCCTGTCAGGAATCACACAGACTGAGAACACTGATCATCCGATCCTCTGAAAAACGTATAGAGGGGGGATTCCATTCTTACCCAAAACTCTTTCATGGTCTGAGGGCTGAATTATGCTTCTGCTTCTGTGCGCTGAAGACAAACTGTCTTCCTGACGTTTATTACAGAGTTCTAGTTTCTGGGGCACAACTGATTCATCAGCTTGGTTGGCACCATGCCACTGCCAGAGTCAGAAACAGTGACTGAACAGTGAACAGGGACTAATGAGAGGCTTTAGTTTAGGTTTCAGAGGCTAATGTTCTGCAAATTGGACCAAAAATAGTAAACATCTTCTTTTGTTACTTGATGTCTTAATAAATCACACTAATTACAGTATACTCACATGTAATATTAAAGTATCCACAAGGGGCACTATTAGGTCgcatttgtaaaatatatttgtaactgTATGTtggaaaataaagtaaattcatAGAAATTGTGTCTATAATTTTCTGTAGAGGATTTGTTCACTATTCACACGTGTCATTAGAACATGTGTCATTTGAGCAGAAGTGCACCGTAAAACTGTATATttactttaaacatttttatttttaagctaTTCTATCAATTTGTTCCAGTCTGTCAGTGGCCTAAGACAAATTTCACTGGACTAAATGTTTGCATTTTTGCAGATACGCATATATTAGTGAGTAATTCTTCAATTTCtccagtttgcaaaaaaaaaataattcagcccTAAGAGAAGTGCTGTTCAACGACAACAAAAGAGACTATGAGGAAGGTCCTGCCTGCACACACACGGCTTTCTGTAAGACTAGGGTCAAGTGCTGCAGTAATTAGTGCTGGTCTGACTGTGTTCAGGTGGAGAAGCTCTGAAATCACTGCTGATCCAGAGAGGTAGTGTGTTCTATAGTGAGAGATGCAGCTTCCAGTTCTGTCCCTTATCTTAAACACCTGCAGCGTGTCAGCTCTGGACTCTGGCATGGCGGTGAGTGTGAAGGTAAaccgatgtgtgtgtgtgagtgagtgtgtgtgagtgtgtgtgtgtgagagagagacagcacagaATTGCATGAGCATGAGTGGATTTTTTGATGCAGTTCTCTTCCTGGCAACACGAGGGCAGCAGGGCTCGGTGGTGTCTGCAGCAGCTCTAATGCTTGATCTCCAGGATGGAGGGGTTGTGGTCCAGGATGGCCAGGATGATCTTGTCCATGTACTGCCTGAGACGGAAATTGATCTCCTCTTGTTCCTTCAAGGCGTCGACCAGCTAAAGAACACAAAACCACAGGAATCAGGATTACGTAatcaataacacacacaaacacacattatatacagtgtgtttttattagttttaggaTGTCATTTGTTTGGTGGTTCATAACTTACTAAGTAAAATGTATTAATCTCAATGTCACAGCTAATATATCCTGTATAATTTCTTATATACATGACTTATTTATTGAGACACTGCAATTCTGTAATTTATAAGCCAATGTGCAGTATTCTCAGCGCAGTATTTtgaagtatattttattattttatactactCTATTTTGCAATttgtacacacatatatatatatgtgttattttgtataaatgttgtataaaaaaatttaaagaatAACTGATCTCTCCTAAAAGGGAGAAATACTTGAGATACAGTTATTCAATTGAAAGGGCTCGgtttttttttgcaatgaaaGTAAATTCCTTTgtctaaaaaattaaaaactgtaaaattgaattttttctttttcattaaaataaacactttaaacactgcaggtcaaaatctttttgttgtttttttacaaccTGTGTTTTTTATACACATTATGTCCTGTTATCCGCCTTTTTTAAAATTATCTCATTGGCTGTGTGTCTGTTAAGCCCCGCCCACATATAGTAATAATGGGTATGTGTACTCTGTTTTCTTTGTTATACATAGAAGCAGCACATACAACATTTTTGTGATGACatttgcacatacagctctggaacaaaataagagagcgcttcagtttctgaatcaatttctctgattttgctattagggtatatgtttgagtaaaatgaacattgttgtttatattCTATAAATTCATCTGTATATCTATAAAACtaggaaaaggaaaaagaagaagccCACGTATTTGCACTGAAACAGTTGGGGAGCACTCATTAAGACCTGTGCTTTAATATTTTGGGAGTTTGTGTATGTGCACATATGTGTATAAAGCACCTGAGCTAAGATTGTCTGGCTgtcatctttatttttatttttaaacagcacaaaaataaaaaataaaattgtttaataGATTTATGATAGTACAGACTACAATTAGGCAGCATTATGGATCCCAGGACTAATGATGCTTCTTTACAAGTTTCTGAGCATTGtacttatttattgtgttttcttagttttgataGAACTGCTGTGGGAAGCGGAATCACATTCAGCTTCTTCACTGGTGTTTTACTGGTGTTCAGTATTAGTGTGGGGTAAACTCTCACCTCGTCTCTGGAGGCATTGTCGATCTCGGCGGCGAGAGACTGGGCCTTGGTGTGGCAGGCGAACAGGTTTTTAGCCTCGTACAGACTGAGGCTCAGGATCTGCCCATTCAGATCATCATTCTGATCCCGGAGTTTATGGTTCTCCTGTTAGGAgcagagaaacacagaattaAAGTTAATGTACTAAATTAAAGTACTTCTTAACATCACTTATTTACAGAGATTCTGACAACTAAGcaaactgcaaaaaataaaataaaattgtaaatgatttttattttatattaaaataaacactgtaaacactgcatggcaattattattttatttttttacaacctgaataaaaaaaagggaaactgtgtaaaatgcaaatacatataaaaaaaacagaatgcaatgatttgcaaaacTCATAGATCcatattttttacaaaacataATATACAACACATATCAGATGCAGAAGGTTACATTTTTCTCTCATTAAAGTATAGAAGAATAACTAATTTAGAACTTGATAGCAGCTACACATCCCAAAACACTGGAAAAGTAAGCGGAAAAGATCTGTGTTAATGTCCAGGAGTCCCAGAGATCATAACTGTCCTGTCTCTCTCTGGATAGGTAGGCCAGGCCTTGCTCTCCCCCATTACTCAGACATGGGTGTGTGCTTGCTGATATATCagcattagcagttagcattctcctccaagcatgtagAGCTTTTTGAGTGTTGCATTAGAGGCAGTTTGAGAAGATGTGGTGGAGCTTCTTTATGTGTCTCggacagtgttgtgccagttcacagcttttctgaactagttcaagttcagttcatacatgctcaaagtgaacagttcacgttcaaagttcacaattttaattctgaactatttcaaagttcagttcattttacttttttcgtgagatattcaaataaatatttattttcacactacaagctagaaatcactatatcgttctttgaaactgctcattgtagatatTTGCTCTcttcattggtctctctctctctctgtatctctctctttttctctgtttctctttctttctctctctctctctctcgtgccccGATATATTGCAGCAATAGGAGCAATGTGCAACTAACTCACATGCACACAGGGTCGTTTCAAAACATTTGGTGGCCCCAAGCAAAATTGACCCCTACAATATAagggataggttgaggttttggtgtgctGTTTGCATGATTCAATgaagtgaaactaatgtcagttattacctttatctgttctagtgttaaagacagtgatgttaaagctagtgtgcatggatactgctgaacatgttccagtctggttatatgctactgtcagggggattctgataacagtatCCTGCACTGACCATTCCAGAATTTAGAAGTTTTTTATTGCAATCAGTTCATAACCAGacattgtctgggggccccaagcaattgctgTACGCAAATAACACACCTCTAGTATTTCAGTCCCgctcacacacactaaatttaCCAGGAGTGATTCAGCCATATACTGCTTTTCCATTAGTGTGCAAAACTGGCAGTCAACCAATGCAGAACTTATTTACATATAACAGTCTTATACACACAGTCTGCTTAATTATATACATTAAAAACAGAATTTAGACCTTAATGCAtttttattctttacatttaCTCTGGAGGTGGGCAGCTTCAGTTCAGCCCCTGTCTAAGGTGTGTATCTTTTACACCTGCCTTATTTAgtctggactttcagactttGGTCCGAACCAAACTAGCAGGTGTGAATAGGGGCCGTGAACCCcagtctggaccaaaggaccagagtttggtacCACCCTAAAGAGGTGGTCTGGGTTTGGATCTAGTGAACCACGGTCGGGTTTATTTGCAGTTTGAAAGCAACTTTCAAGATGAATTGCAGACAGTTTCTAAACAAACCAGAGGGGAAAACTCGCAACTCATAACATTCACAACTTGCAGAAGTCATAAAATTCTACACATCaattaatatgtatataataagtATAGAGGAACTTAAATCCACACactgaactgcagtgtgaaatcaaaactaactggacaaaatgtacacaatgtaacaaagggcattttcacacctgtagtttgtttctttggtccgaatcagttgatgagttaatttacttggagtgttttctctttttgtttggtttggtttcacacaggcatgaacctaaactcaccaaaatgcgcaccaataaaccacgcaagcaggctgtgtcctctgattggtcagagccgcctggcgtgggagtaaatataaatatacaaaaaatatatatacagcgaGAATATTCTGTATTCCAGCacgaatatctgtgctttaacgcTGAATGCTATGCTTTCAAACACATGCatgcgtgcatggacacagtgtttgtttatagctgtggtaatcagctttatctggctaatatataagtttaaactgtgccttatcagcagtttagctcaattaaatggactatatttaattgCTGGGTCAGAGCGAGGCCGgattacattctcaccacaagcgaaccgctccaaaGTTAATTTGGGTcttctagctggtctcggtccgctTCTTTTGAACCGAACTCGAGTGCGATTActgatttcacacctgctcaatcggaccgcactaaaggtacaaacaaaccagaatctgttttaaccagaccaaatagtgctggtgtgaaaacacccaaaGACACAAATCCAGGTGCAGACCCtagtctggactttcaggtgtgaaatatCTCTAAGTAGGTAAGCAGGTAGATAGATTGATAGActgacagatatatagatatataaatactttattaatcccaacaatgtgtgtgtttgggtgtgtaatTACCTGTCTGAGGCGCTTAACTTCGTGCTCCAGCTCAATCTCTCGTGTTCTGGCGTTAAACTCGGCCGAGGATGTCCGCCCCCGGCCCGGCCGCTCCGTTTCCAGTTTAAACAGCTGCAGGTGCTCCAGCTCCCTCCGCAGGTCCTCTatcaactacacacacacatgggcCAGCTTCAGAGCTCTGATAAATGAGTTTGGGAATGgtgttttgtgtgtatgtatatatgtgtgtgtgtgtgtgtgtgtgtgtgtgtgttacctcctGCATGGCCTCTCGTTCTTTCTGGAACTCGTGTCGGTTCTGCCACAGCTTGTCCATCATCTTCCTGTACAGGTCCATCTCATCCTTCAGACGCAGACTGGTGTCCTCCAGCTTATCTGTCATACGCTGCTTCTcctgcaggcacacacacacacacattcatcatTCTATAACACTTAGTAGACTAAACTGATGTGACCAGGAGGATGCAGGTCCAATCCCTGGTGATGTCAAAGTCATCTGTAAGTGTCCAGGGGTCCAAGAGCTCATaactgttctgtctctctctctgggtaggcTGGTCCTCCCTCTCCCCCATTACTCAAACATGGGTCCCAGTTTGCTGATATATCagcattagcagttagcattcTCCTCTAAGCATGTAGAGCTCTATTAGTGTTGTGTTAGAGGCTGTTAaagaagtgtgtgtatgtgtctctgAGGAAGACTGTGCCAGCCTTCATCCTCCCAGTGTTGTCAGCATCCTGTGATTGGGGAGTTCTATAAAGTGTGGGATCTGTGCTGTGAATGATTAACAATCTTTACAATTATGTTTCTATTATTATGAAGACACTAAAATTCCAGATAGAGAGGAAAACACAAgtactctcacaaacacacactctctttctttttctctggctctctttctctctctctggttgcgGATGTGACCCAGTTTCAGGCTGAAGCTGAGGCTCGTTGCTCTGCAGTGTTCCTCTTTGTTACTCTGCATTTGGGAGATCAAAGTCTCTGCAGTACTGGAGAGCTAATCccgtacagacacacacacacacactcattacacAGGCTAATGCAGTAGGCTTGTTAGTATTCACAGTTTGACTCCAACACCTTAACACTACTACACACCACTCCAATACaccacagtgtgtgtgagtgggtgtgtgtgggtgtggataAATATGAAAAAGTGTATTTGTTCTTTTCATGATTCCTTCAGACAGAAATGAGAAAATCAGTGTAGGAGTATGGTGATGATGTAGttaatggtgatggtggtgacAGTGATGATAATCATGATACTAATGGTGACAAAGGTGATTGTGCCATTGATACTTACAGTGATAATGGTGATTATGATGTTAACGGGAGTGTGATACTAATGGTAATAATGATTTTTGTGCTATTAATATttatagtgataatagtgatagtggtgatgttggtgattaTGATGTAATGGTGATAAAGGTGATTGTGATGATTATAGTGAGTTTGATATTAACGGTGATAACAGTAATTGTAATGTGATAATGACAAATGTGATGATGACTGtgatactaatagtaataatagtaatggtGATTGTGACAATAATGTGATAGTGGAGAGTGTGATATTACTGATGATAATGTTATTGTTATGATAGTGGTAATAATGGTGAGTGTGACAATAATAGTGGTAGTGCTGAATGTAATACTAATGATGATCATGGTGATAGTGAAGATTATGATACTAACTGTGATAATGTTGAGTGTGATGATGATAATAGTAATAGTGGTGAGACTGAAACTAACGGTGATAAAGGTGATTGTGATGATAATGGCGATAATAGTAAATGTGAAAATGATGGTGAGAgtgataattatataaataatgcaCATTGTGATGATAATGGTAACAGTGATGTGATACTAATGTGATAATGTTTTTTGATGGAATGTgataattttttacagtgtgatgGAGTGTGATACAAATGACGAAACTAGTCatgatgattgtgatgatggATAGTAATAGTGGTGACTGATAATAATGTTGCTAATGATAGTGATGGTGAAAATGATAAAAGAGGTGCGAATGGAGATTCATTTGATGGTGGGGGCAACTGATATGTTGATGGTAATGCTGAAGGTAACTGTGTTAATGATGAAGACGGTGATGGAGATAAATGTGATCATACCAATAGCGGCTTCCTGAATATTattcatattcatgaagcgcatgcaaaacagagagggttctcattggcctgttctctgcaaagtgtctgtgagtcagccaatcagtttttagtgtgggcgggtgttttttttcccctcctggacgGGACGCGTTCGATGAGAAGGAGCATAATGGCAGAGGCAGGAAAAGGGGAGGCAGGGCCTTCTAAAAAGaggaaatataaaactcatttcatctctaaatactctaaaatatgtctaataaaagtaaaaaataatgaatgtcctgcctgctgtacagtttttaatagtgattttagcattgaaCACGGGGCAAGGTAATGTTCGGTTATCCTTTGGTATTCTTTGGTGTGTGcacaatgttgttgtttttttgggggggcagGGGATTGGTGGGTGGGGGGTTGGTCCAAGTCCAGATCCGGGTGCActtccctgatttttttttttgaaacttgggatgtctgtgatAGTAAAactgatagtgatgatgatggtggtgaggATGTGATGATAGTGATAAAGACAGGCATATGTTACCCACCTGGTCCAGTTTTTCAGTCTGGGACTTCAGTCTGCAAACGTTCACCTTCATCTCTGcgttctcctcctccagctgctgcACCCTGAGACACCACAGACCAATACAGACCATCACTGACCTCACAGAGGGGACGCAGCACACTGTCCCTCAGACAGGGGTCCAACACCAGGTCACAGACGACCAGTGTGTTCATTTCTTCATAATAATTTTAAGCTTGTGATCATTTTAATGGATCTCCAAATATTTCAGCTGTACAGTTCAATCATGGTCCTACCTTCTAAATTGAGTAGACAGGTTATTAGGTACAATTTATGAagagtgtgtttgcgtgtgtgtgtgtgtgtgtgtaagtgtgttagtgtgtgagtgtggtacCTGTTACTCAGCAGCTCTATCTCAGTGCTTTTATCTCTCTCCATTTTGCTGTAAACTTCTCTGTGCCTCTTCAGCTCCTCCTCCAAACTCTGCTCTGCCCTCGTCTCCTGGTCTTTAATCTGCTCCTCCAGTTCATGCACTctgacacaaacaaacacacacacacaatttctttcagtatagtgtagtgtgataTGTATTTTGGAAGCGGTGATAAAttatacatatcgtcgctgtccaatgaaaaacacttatctccaaaacagcaactttacaggagagagaaaaaaccttgtaaactttcaatggaagtcaatgtaaaaagagtttatttcaggtcattttaaagtgtttctattggtctgtttatcaagaaattttggcacagtgtaagggacagtttatttgtttaaattatgtagtaaactaaaaattgacaaaaatggagataagtgtttttcataggacagcgacgatatacactctGCATTTCTTTTCTACGCAATTTAAAAATGACCTCTTAATTTTACTACATAGACATAAATGTTCCTGCAACAAGAAGATCAGTATGTATTAGCAAATGCAGGCCACACTATTTAAAGGAATAATTAACATTAAGCTAACAGTTTTGGGCATCCCTTTTCCCACACCGAGGCAGAATGTCAAACAGCTTCTTGTCTCCTACACAGTGCCTTACAATACTGCGTAATAAAACATGTCTAATATAAAAGCATTTATGATTGAGGCAGATGTTCACAGCTGCACtgttcagaaaaataaataaaatgtcatcactttacattaaagtgtcatacagggaatgtgtgtgtgtgtgtttgtgtgtgtgtgtgtgtgtttgtaaatgtaCCTATGAACGAGTTGTGTGTTTTCTTGTTTCAGTTTGGACTTCAGGTCTCCGTTAGCCAGGCTGTCGTTCTCCAGCTCTGACACCTTCTTCTCCAGGTAGCTCACCTGTGGAACACATTCAAATCAAATGgaacacaaatatatacaaaatatgctAATCCACAGTCAGTTCTTTTCTATGAAGATTCGTCCACAGCATGAGAGTCTTTCAGTACCTTCTCAGTGATGTCTATGTCACAGGAGTCGATGCTGTCTCTGAACAGGTCTTCTGTACTTCCCTGACTACTGCTGAAGTTACTGTGGTGGAAGAGCTGACTGTGGGACAatgagagggagaaagacagaaaaaatgaGACTCAGAACCATCAAGAATTTAAAGATAAGCAAGTGCTGTTATCCTATCCATCTTGAACATCTTAAGACCATGAGACTAGAGTTCTATAAAGGAATATATAGTTCTTAGACCACCTAAGAAAATCAATCAGAGACCAATCCAGGTTATCCACACCATTTGAGGCTGTTCAGAACTATTTAAGTCAGGGTTTCTTAACTTTTTACACTGTGCAAATTCAAGAACTCAAGATCATTCAAGAGGTTATTTTCAAATGGTTTGATTATGAAGACCATTTGAGACATTCTGCGTCTTTTAAAACACACAAGAAAATACAGATTACATGACCAAAGACTATTTGAGACTATATTTTGCTATTCAATTGTATTTAAAGCTATTCAATGTTATTGGAGAAAATTTTACCCCTCTCAGGATTATTACAGATCATTCTAGATCATAATTGAAACAACTGAAGACTATCTAAGACTACTGAAGACCAATGGAGAGTATTAAAAACGATTTAAGACTTTCTGCAACTACTGAAATTAGTTTAATATGTTACAAACGACGTACAGTATCTGGTTCGACTGTAAACAAATAGGACAATTTGATTTACTATCTCAGATCACTTAAAACTATTTGAAACTTTTTATGGCTATATAAGGTTAGACAATAGCATATCTAAGGGCGTTTttagttaaaacagactctgattTGTTTGTGCCCTTAATGtgatttgattgagcaggtgtgaaaacagcagtggtgtgcagtgaggcccttctaaccctttagAGAAGGGGTGATAatgagtgcatgtaaataattacatactttttaatcaggaaatatatattatagttattgtataGTAAGTGTgtggacttattttataaattaactaaaataaaaaacagcaactaattcaaagcattagtctgtgtttttcagttggactcttatctgactgacagcggttctaaccaatcaaagctttttaaaagtgCTTCTGCCCCcatgtgtctgcgtgacccttctcctgattttgaaaaaggtgtagtaatgagtctgttagcaaagtcgtacgacaatctaaccaatcagattcatgattttcactacaggggcggggccatggctgcctaaacccttctcagcgctgtgctgaaggggtacacgttgattagtcgtaaaacagAGCGAATACTGGCTTAAttcagtagttagctaactatcacaGAATTGCGACTGCAAATAAGACAtctattgtgtcacatcatattaaaaagcccttttaaaggctgtccttcaatgttaaactaaatcacaataataggctgtctgactggtgagtttttgtgtgtacttaatgttttggctgcccaaatgagtgatattttttgaatggctgtacttgtaggaaaattaagcattgattgttgtggtctattgtatacttttgtgttTTGTAGCTGTATTTGCGGGCTGTTAATGATTGTTAAGTTCATATAGTTTAGTCAAGACAGAGagtatgtagttattgtaatttttatttatgtgtCGCTTGGcgggggtggggggaggggggatgcGTGCGTTGGTGttcccactatattcactgcacgccactggaaaacagtaatcacactctggTGTGAATCAAAACAACCGGACCCAGGCCTGCTAGAGAAGGTGGTCTAGGTTCGGCCCCAACTCTGGATCcagtcttgatctgacccagccATCAAATATAATCCATTTATTTGACCTAAACTGCTGGTACTAAACCAGAccatagaaacaaactacaggtgtgaacacgCACTAACACCACAGAGGACCAGATAAGACTATTCAAAACTACATACAATAAGTTGAGGCCATATCTTATCTACTATTTGAAACTATTCCCAACTAATTCAAAACTATTAAGTCCATTCAACATTAAGTGGTTTAGATTTGATCATGAGTGGCACACTTTCAACAATTATCTTTataagtttacaagttttttggTGTTATGTTTCTAGATCTCATACTGTAGAAGATCACCACCTCACTACAGAATTCTTTACTATCTATGCTTATGTGTGCTAAAAATATTTGTCATTAAAATGCTCCTCTTTTCTTTGTGTGTTTAATGTATCTCTGTATCGTTTGCTTCTGTTTGGGTCCCTCATCAATGAATAATTCAAGTTCACAGAAAAACCTGCATTAAACTTGCAACTAACATTATAGGAGACAGACTGGGTACTTACCGCCCGAAAGCAGTGCTGGAGATCTTTCTGTTTGGgctgaaaaacagaaaagaagacAGCAGAAGATGAGTATGATATTAATGAATCTCAGTGGGAGTCTTTCAGAAAGTTCAGCAGATGTTCTTTTTCCCTTGTCTGTGTTTAAAGTAGACAAATCCCTTGTTCTTAAAGTTTGTTGTAAACAGACTTAAGACTGAGTCCTTTGTAAAAGTACAATCAAAagagtgacttgagtagaagttaaagtgttctttaagctccacattttagtggaagtactaaaatattccagatgttttgtacttaagtattacaagtagtttattctaaaatttgCTACTCAATTacagaaagtaaaagtacagtattgaGTTACGTTATGTAGCTGTGTTGTGTTATGTAGTTACGTAGTTAAagcagaaagcagtggaaagttatcCAGATCAGAAGCAGTGAGGTCTTCTTATAACACCAGcatgtaaaaatgcattaaattaaatgtattaatgtattaaactCATTGAAAATATGCAgcgaagtaaaagtggaagtaaaagaaaaaataatactccagtagatacagatacagcacttTACTACTTAAGTCCAGTAGTTCTACTTCCTTTCTATACACCTGTGGTTGAATACAGTTTTGGTGGCGGGGGGATTCAACTTGGTCACAACACTACAACAGTGTCAGGTATTGGTCTCAGCATCAGCACCAGCCTCAAAATCATACACATCATCTAACCCCTGTGCAAAGTGCTGAGGGTCTGGTAGCTGAGTCAGCACGTTAGAATAAAACAGCTGACCCGAACCCTCTGAGAACTTTTAGTCAAAATAGAATTGCACTAATTATACACACTGACAAGCTTGCAGAGGGGGGACAGTGTTTACATAACACAC
The sequence above is drawn from the Astyanax mexicanus isolate ESR-SI-001 chromosome 19, AstMex3_surface, whole genome shotgun sequence genome and encodes:
- the rab11fip4a gene encoding rab11 family-interacting protein 4A isoform X2; the protein is MTSWMSAADGPSMLTSGHGSAGLGPPVIMCTEPYPECPLYPGEGPTGRDTHESDMDSGAASETSDGGRHDDKEEGLGGLFLPGNNSCQLIPSASASVISAEEQFEDYGEGEDVDFTPSSPCPDDDTRTNGFSDLGSSLPSSAGQTPQKIRHLYNSELLDVYCSQCCKKVNLLNDLEARLKNLKANSPNRKISSTAFGRQLFHHSNFSSSQGSTEDLFRDSIDSCDIDITEKVSYLEKKVSELENDSLANGDLKSKLKQENTQLVHRVHELEEQIKDQETRAEQSLEEELKRHREVYSKMERDKSTEIELLSNRVQQLEEENAEMKVNVCRLKSQTEKLDQEKQRMTDKLEDTSLRLKDEMDLYRKMMDKLWQNRHEFQKEREAMQELIEDLRRELEHLQLFKLETERPGRGRTSSAEFNARTREIELEHEVKRLRQENHKLRDQNDDLNGQILSLSLYEAKNLFACHTKAQSLAAEIDNASRDELVDALKEQEEINFRLRQYMDKIILAILDHNPSILEIKH
- the rab11fip4a gene encoding rab11 family-interacting protein 4A isoform X1 → MMESVPEQEQLLMFLRKLKEVFDVCDEDADGFIRVEHLVDLGLQFGRGDEEIKKFAKFLDPDANGRINFKDFCHGVFAIKGCEEILNSALATPPVNNPPYQTDNGYYYQHGSAGLGPPVIMCTEPYPECPLYPGEGPTGRDTHESDMDSGAASETSDGGRHDDKEEGLGGLFLPGNNSCQLIPSASASVISAEEQFEDYGEGEDVDFTPSSPCPDDDTRTNGFSDLGSSLPSSAGQTPQKIRHLYNSELLDVYCSQCCKKVNLLNDLEARLKNLKANSPNRKISSTAFGRQLFHHSNFSSSQGSTEDLFRDSIDSCDIDITEKVSYLEKKVSELENDSLANGDLKSKLKQENTQLVHRVHELEEQIKDQETRAEQSLEEELKRHREVYSKMERDKSTEIELLSNRVQQLEEENAEMKVNVCRLKSQTEKLDQEKQRMTDKLEDTSLRLKDEMDLYRKMMDKLWQNRHEFQKEREAMQELIEDLRRELEHLQLFKLETERPGRGRTSSAEFNARTREIELEHEVKRLRQENHKLRDQNDDLNGQILSLSLYEAKNLFACHTKAQSLAAEIDNASRDELVDALKEQEEINFRLRQYMDKIILAILDHNPSILEIKH